The Lasioglossum baleicum unplaced genomic scaffold, iyLasBale1 scaffold0021, whole genome shotgun sequence genome contains a region encoding:
- the LOC143219243 gene encoding uncharacterized protein LOC143219243 isoform X1, with the protein MFKKLSRTDALEEISTWTNNDVLCLLQKNGLENCCKTIAKRQIDGDELLHLTEGKLALWKSDLTRPLIWSLWAFIEEIRRSPEKFVEEKLLVTQVDDHLSDTGSWGTDFEDEGNEDNSALSVMQKGQSNPESKPDQKNLQSAAEKLKDGSTGGVSKFDEEDEGTYANCGPIQEDENTYANFQEPRILPPKNVSRLHSQAEKSLAEQLKEQLKLMNTKRPTMGPKPEPLRPRKPEAKNAGHGQPQKSFLYTAPKPTPKPKPNVPSQMQRRMAVPPPPEPKKSKGQTMVIEKPSKDQAKPPTSLKNLDLVANLPAQTEGSEDEYEAFDEQIIEQNQKKNMFRVDSKQSLTSGHQSSVESVYQPPSVTSFEEEEEYPYEIYESITETPDDNGYYLSPTQRTPSSVAPPPLPAKPPHSSASPSPTLSRTSLDKSEERSPDKKAATLPHSNSNTSLSSERATRPLPPPPERHSYVDKPWFHNVTREQATALITERNTYGNPQDGYFLLRPSTTNMNNPLALVLWYKDRVYNVAVRKRPDNSYALGSAKVNEQCFASVEEIVMFYTREELVLHSGGGEVGRTKLADTPLK; encoded by the exons ATGTTCAAAAAGTTGTCACGGACCGACGCCCTAGAGGAGATCTCCACTTGGACAAACAATGACGTGTTGTGCCTGCTGCAGAAG AACGGTCTGGAAAATTGTTGCAAGACGATAGCGAAGCGACAAATTGATGGCGATGAATTACTG CACTTGACGGAAGGGAAGCTGGCTCTGTGGAAGAGTGACCTCACACGTCCATTAATATG GAGTCTTTGGGCATTCATCGAAGAAATAAGAAGATCGCCGGAGAAGTTCGTCGAAGAGAAGCTCCTGGTGACACAGGTAGACGATCATCTGAGCGACACTGGGTCCTGGGGAACAGATTTCGAGGACGAAGGTAACGAGGACAACAGTGCCTTATCGGTAATGCAAAAAGGACAATCGAATCCAGAAAGCAAACCTGACCAGAAGAATTTACAAAGCGCTGCAGAGAAGCTAAAAGATGGGAGCACAGGAGGAGTCTCGAAATTTGACGAGGAGGACGAGGGAACGTACGCAAACTGTGGTCCTATTCAGGAGGACGAGAACACTTATGCGAATTTCCAAGAGCCGCGGATCTTACCTCCGAAGAATGTATCCAGATTGCACAGTCAGGCGGAGAAATCTTTGGCTGAACAGCTGAAGGAGCAGCTGAAGCTGATGAATACAAAGAGACCAACGATGGGGCCGAAACCTGAACCATTGCGGCCGAGGAAGCCTGAAGCGAAGAATGCGGGTCACGGCCAGCCGCAGAAATCGTTTCTGTATACTGCTCCAAAACCGACGCCAAAACCGAAACCGAATGTACCTAGTCAGATGCAAA GGAGGATGGCAGTGCCTCCGCCGCCAGAGCCGAAAAAGTCCAAGGGTCAAACAATGGTGATAGAGAAGCCGAGCAAGGATCAAGCGAAGCCTCCGACGAGCCTGAAGAATCTCGACCTCGTGGCTAATTTGCCAGCGCAGACCGAAGGGAGCGAGGACGAGTACGAGGCATTCGACGAGCAAATCATCGAGCAGAATCAAAAGAAGAATATGTTCAGGGTGGACAGCAAGCAGTCGTTGACGAGCGGCCATCAGAGTTCCGTGGAAAGTGTCTATCAGCCGCCTAGTGTAACGAGCttcgaagaggaagaggaatatCCGTATGAGATTTACGAGTCGATCACGGAGACG CCAGATGATAATGGCTATTACTTAAGCCCCACTCAGAGGACGCCGAGTTCCGTTGCGCCCCCGCCATTGCCAGCGAAACCACCACATTCTTCGGCTAGTCCTTCTCCAACGTTGAGTAGGACAAGCTTGGACAAATCGGAAG AACGATCTCCAGACAAAAAGGCAGCGACACTGCCACACTCGAACAGCAACACCTCGTTATCATCGGAAAGAGCCACGCGGCCACTGCCGCCGCCCCCTGAAAGACACTCCTACGTCGATAAGCCTTGGTTCCACAATGTTACCAGAGAACAGGCGACTGCTCTCATTACAGAAC GAAATACTTACGGAAATCCGCAAGACGGATACTTCCTGCTGAGACCGTCAACCACAAACATGAACAACCCGTTGGCTCTGGTCCTTTGGTACAAAGATAGGGTTTACAACGTCGCAGTCAGAAAAAGGCCAGATAACAG TTACGCATTAGGTTCAGCTAAAGTAAACGAGCAGTGCTTTGCCAGCGTGGAAGAAATAGTGATGTTCTACACGAGAGAAGAGCTAGTTCTCCACAGTGGCGGAGGAGAGGTGGGAAGAACAAAATTGGCTGACACACCCctgaaataa
- the LOC143219243 gene encoding uncharacterized protein LOC143219243 isoform X2 — protein sequence MESLGIHRRNKKIAGEVRRREAPGDTGRRSSERHWVLGNRFRGRSAAEKLKDGSTGGVSKFDEEDEGTYANCGPIQEDENTYANFQEPRILPPKNVSRLHSQAEKSLAEQLKEQLKLMNTKRPTMGPKPEPLRPRKPEAKNAGHGQPQKSFLYTAPKPTPKPKPNVPSQMQRRMAVPPPPEPKKSKGQTMVIEKPSKDQAKPPTSLKNLDLVANLPAQTEGSEDEYEAFDEQIIEQNQKKNMFRVDSKQSLTSGHQSSVESVYQPPSVTSFEEEEEYPYEIYESITETPDDNGYYLSPTQRTPSSVAPPPLPAKPPHSSASPSPTLSRTSLDKSEERSPDKKAATLPHSNSNTSLSSERATRPLPPPPERHSYVDKPWFHNVTREQATALITERNTYGNPQDGYFLLRPSTTNMNNPLALVLWYKDRVYNVAVRKRPDNSYALGSAKVNEQCFASVEEIVMFYTREELVLHSGGGEVGRTKLADTPLK from the exons ATG GAGTCTTTGGGCATTCATCGAAGAAATAAGAAGATCGCCGGAGAAGTTCGTCGAAGAGAAGCTCCTGGTGACACAGGTAGACGATCATCTGAGCGACACTGGGTCCTGGGGAACAGATTTCGAGGACGAAG CGCTGCAGAGAAGCTAAAAGATGGGAGCACAGGAGGAGTCTCGAAATTTGACGAGGAGGACGAGGGAACGTACGCAAACTGTGGTCCTATTCAGGAGGACGAGAACACTTATGCGAATTTCCAAGAGCCGCGGATCTTACCTCCGAAGAATGTATCCAGATTGCACAGTCAGGCGGAGAAATCTTTGGCTGAACAGCTGAAGGAGCAGCTGAAGCTGATGAATACAAAGAGACCAACGATGGGGCCGAAACCTGAACCATTGCGGCCGAGGAAGCCTGAAGCGAAGAATGCGGGTCACGGCCAGCCGCAGAAATCGTTTCTGTATACTGCTCCAAAACCGACGCCAAAACCGAAACCGAATGTACCTAGTCAGATGCAAA GGAGGATGGCAGTGCCTCCGCCGCCAGAGCCGAAAAAGTCCAAGGGTCAAACAATGGTGATAGAGAAGCCGAGCAAGGATCAAGCGAAGCCTCCGACGAGCCTGAAGAATCTCGACCTCGTGGCTAATTTGCCAGCGCAGACCGAAGGGAGCGAGGACGAGTACGAGGCATTCGACGAGCAAATCATCGAGCAGAATCAAAAGAAGAATATGTTCAGGGTGGACAGCAAGCAGTCGTTGACGAGCGGCCATCAGAGTTCCGTGGAAAGTGTCTATCAGCCGCCTAGTGTAACGAGCttcgaagaggaagaggaatatCCGTATGAGATTTACGAGTCGATCACGGAGACG CCAGATGATAATGGCTATTACTTAAGCCCCACTCAGAGGACGCCGAGTTCCGTTGCGCCCCCGCCATTGCCAGCGAAACCACCACATTCTTCGGCTAGTCCTTCTCCAACGTTGAGTAGGACAAGCTTGGACAAATCGGAAG AACGATCTCCAGACAAAAAGGCAGCGACACTGCCACACTCGAACAGCAACACCTCGTTATCATCGGAAAGAGCCACGCGGCCACTGCCGCCGCCCCCTGAAAGACACTCCTACGTCGATAAGCCTTGGTTCCACAATGTTACCAGAGAACAGGCGACTGCTCTCATTACAGAAC GAAATACTTACGGAAATCCGCAAGACGGATACTTCCTGCTGAGACCGTCAACCACAAACATGAACAACCCGTTGGCTCTGGTCCTTTGGTACAAAGATAGGGTTTACAACGTCGCAGTCAGAAAAAGGCCAGATAACAG TTACGCATTAGGTTCAGCTAAAGTAAACGAGCAGTGCTTTGCCAGCGTGGAAGAAATAGTGATGTTCTACACGAGAGAAGAGCTAGTTCTCCACAGTGGCGGAGGAGAGGTGGGAAGAACAAAATTGGCTGACACACCCctgaaataa